A window of the Camelus dromedarius isolate mCamDro1 chromosome 5, mCamDro1.pat, whole genome shotgun sequence genome harbors these coding sequences:
- the THBS1 gene encoding thrombospondin-1 — protein MGLAWGLSVLFLLQVCGSNRIPESGGDNSVFDIFELTGAARKGSGRRLVKGPDPSSPAFRIEDANLIPPVPDNKFQDLVDAVRAEKGFLLLASLRQMKKTRGTLLAVERKDHSGQVFSVVSNGKAGTLDLSLTVQGKQHVVSVEEALLATGQWKSITLFVQEDRAQLYIDCEKMENAELDVPIQSIFTRDLASIARLRIAKGGVNDNFQGVLQNVRFVFGTTPEDILRNKGCSSSTNVLLTLDNNVVNGSSPAIRTNYIGHKTKDLQAICGISCDELSSMVLELRGLRTIVTTLQDSIRKVTEENKELANELRRPPLCYHNGVQYRNNEEWTVDSCTECRCQNSVTICKKVSCPIMPCSNATVPDGECCPRCWPSDSADDGWSPWSEWTSCSATCGNGIQQRGRSCDSLNNRCEGSSVQTRTCHIQECDKRFKQDGGWSHWSPWSSCSVTCGDGVITRIRLCNSPSPQMNGKPCEGEARETKACQKDACPINGGWGPWSPWDICSVTCGGGVQKRSRLCNNPTPQFGGKDCVGDVTENQICNKQDCPIDGCLSNPCFAGAKCTSYPDGSWKCGACPPGYSGNGVQCKDVDECKEVPDACFNHNGEHRCENTDPGYNCLPCPPRFTGSQPYGRGVEHATANKQVCKPRNPCTDGTHDCNKNAKCNYLGHYSDPMYRCECKPGYAGNGIICGEDTDLDGWPNENLVCVANATYHCKKDNCPNLPNSGQEDYDKDGIGDACDDDDDNDKIPDDRDNCPFHYNPAQYDYDRDDVGDRCDNCPYNHNPDQADTDNNGEGDACAADIDGDGILNERDNCQYVYNVDQRDTDMDGVGDQCDNCPLEHNPDQLDSDSDRIGDTCDNNQDIDEDGHQNNLDNCPYVPNANQADHDKDGKGDACDHDDDNDGIPDDRDNCRLVPNPDQKDSDGDGRGDACKDDFDHDNVPDIDDICPENVDISETDFRRFQMIPLDPKGTSQNDPNWVVRHQGKELVQTVNCDPGLAVGYDEFNAVDFSGTFFINTERDDDYAGFVFGYQSSSRFYVVMWKQVTQSYWDTNPTRAQGYSGLSVKVVNSTTGPGEHLRNALWHTGNTPGQVRTLWHDPRHIGWKDFTAYRWRLSHRPKTGFIRVVMYEGKKIMADSGPIYDKTYAGGRLGLFVFSQEMVFFSDLKYECRDS, from the exons ATGGGGCTGGCCTGGGGACTCAGCGTTCTGTTCCTGTTGCAAGTGTGCGGCTCCAACCGCATTCCAG AGTCTGGGGGAGACAACAGCGTGTTTGACATCTTTGAACTCACGGGGGCTGCCCGCAAGGGCTCTGGGCGCCGACTGGTGAAGGGTCCTGACCCTTCCAGCCCAGCTTTCCGCATCGAGGATGCCAACTTGATCCCCCCTGTGCCAGACAACAAGTTCCAAGACCTAGTGGATGCCGTGCGGGCAGAGAAAGGTttcctcctcctggcctccctgagGCAAATGAAGAAGACCCGGGGCACGCTGCTGGCCGTGGAGCGAAAGGACCATTCTGGCCAGGTCTTCAGCGTGGTCTCCAATGGCAAGGCGGGCACCCTGGACCTGAGCCTGACTGTGCAGGGGAAGCAGCACGTGGTGTCAGTAGAAGAAGCCCTCTTGGCGACCGGCCAGTGGAAGAGCATCACCCTGTTTGTGCAGGAGGACAGGGCCCAGCTGTACATCGACTGTGAGAAGATGGAGAATGCTGAGCTGGACGTTCCCATCCAAAGCATCTTCACCAGGGACCTGGCCAGCATTGCTAGACTCCGCATCGCTAAAGGAGGTGtcaatgacaatttccag GGGGTGCTGCAGAATGTGAGGTTTGTCTTTGGAACCACACCGGAAGACATCCTCAGGAACAAAGGCTGCTCCAGCT CTACCAATGTCCTTCTCACCCTTGATAACAATGTGGTGAATGGTTCCAGCCCTGCCATCCGCACCAACTACATTGGCCACAAGACAAAGGATCTGCAAGCCATCTGTGGCATCTCCTGTGACGAGCTGTCCAGCATGGTCCTGGAGCTCAGGGGCCTGCGCACCATTGTGACCACACTGCAGGACAGCATCCGCAAAGTG ACTGAAGAGAACAAGGAGCTGGCCAACGAGCTGAGGAGGCCTCCCCTCTGCTACCACAACGGAGTCCAGTACAGGAATAACGAGGAGTGGACGGTGGACAGCTGCACTGAGTGTCGCTGTCAG AACTCAGTTACCATCTGCAAAAAAGTGTCCTGCCCCATCATGCCCTGCTCCAATGCCACCGTTCCCGATGGAGAATGCTGCCCACGGTGTTGGC CCAGCGACTCTGCGGATGACGGTTGGTCCCCGTGGTCTGAGTGGACTTCTTGCTCTGCAACATGTGGCAATGGAATCCAGCAGCGCGGTCGCTCCTGTGACAGCCTCAACAACAGATGCGAGGGCTCCTCCGTGCAGACGCGGACCTGCCACATTCAGGAGTGTGACAAGAGAT TTAAACAGGATGGCGGCTGGAGCCACTGGTCCCCGTGGTCGTCTTGTTCGGTAACATGTGGTGATGGTGTGATCACAAGGATCCGGCTCTGCAACTCTCCCAGCCCCCAGATGAACGGGAAGCCATGTGAGGGCGAAGCTCGGGAGACCAAAGCCTGCCAGAAGGACGCCTGCCCCA TCAATGGAGGCTGGGGACCCTGGTCACCGTGGGACATCTGTTCTGTCACTTGTGGTGGAGGGGTGCAGAAACGTAGCCGGCTCTGCAACAACCCCACACCCCAGTTTGGAGGCAAGGACTGCGTAGGCGATGTGACCGAAAACCAGATCTGCAACAAGCAGGACTGTCCCATTG ATGGATGCCTGTCCAATCCCTGCTTTGCCGGTGCCAAGTGTACGAGCTACCCTGACGGCAGCTGGAAGTGTGGTGCTTGTCCCCCAGGCTACAGTGGAAATGGTGTCCAGTGCAAAGATGTTGATGAG TGCAAAGAAGTCCCCGATGCCTGCTTCAACCACAACGGAGAGCACAGGTGTGAGAACACGGACCCAGGCTACAactgcctgccctgcccaccgCGCTTCACTGGCTCGCAACCCTACGGCCGGGGTGTCGAACACGCCACTGCCAACAAACAG GTGTGCAAGCCCCGCAACCCCTGCACGGACGGGACGCACGACTGCAACAAGAACGCTAAGTGCAACTACCTGGGCCACTACAGCGACCCCATGTACCGCTGCGAGTGCAAGCCTGGCTATGCTGGCAATGGCATCATCTGCGGGGAGGACACAGACCTGGATGGCTGGCCCAACGAGAACCTGGTGTGCGTGGCCAATGCAACTTACCACTGTAAAAAG GATAATTGCCCCAACCTTCCCAACTCAGGGCAGGAAGACTATGACAAGGATGGAATTGGCGATGcctgtgatgatgatgatgacaatgataaaATCCCAGATGACAgg GACAACTGTCCGTTCCATTACAATCCAGCCCAGTATGACTATGACAGAGATGACGTGGGAGACCGCTGTGACAACTGCCCCTACAACCACAACCCAGACCAGGCAGACACAGACAATAACGGGGAAGGAGACGCCTGCGCCGCGGACATTGATGGGGATG GCATCCTCAATGAACGGGACAACTGCCAATATGTCTACAATGTGGACCAGAGAGACACTGACATGGATGGGGTTGGAGATCAGTGTGACAACTGCCCCCTGGAACACAATCCAGATCAG CTTGACTCGGACTCGGACCGCATTGGAGACACCTGTGACAACAATCAGGATATTGATGAAGATGGCCACCAGAACAACCTGGACAACTGTCCCTACGTGCCCAACGCCAACCAGGCTGATCACGACAAGGATGGCAAGGGCGATGCTTGCGACCATGACGATGACAACGATGGCATTCCTGATGACAGGGACAACTGCAGGCTCGTGCCCAACCCTGACCAGAAGGATTCTGATG GCGATGGTCGAGGTGATGCTTGCAAAGATGATTTTGACCATGACAACGTGCCAGACATCGATGACATCTGCCCTGAAAACgttgacatcagtgagacagatTTCCGCCGATTCCAGATGATTCCTCTAGATCCCAAAGGGACATCCCAAAATGACCCTAACTGGGTTGTACGTCATCAGGGTAAAGAACTCGTCCAGACTGTCAACTGTGATCCTGGACTTGCTGTAG GTTATGATGAGTTTAACGCTGTGGACTTCAGTGGCACCTTTTTCATCAACACCGAAAGGGATGACGACTATGCCGGATTTGTGTTTGGCTACCAGTCCAGCAGCCGCTTCTACGTTGTGATGTGGAAGCAAGTCACCCAGTCCTACTGGGACACCAACCCCACGAGGGCTCAGGGATACTCAGGCCTTTCTGTGAAGGTTGTAAATTCTACCACGGGGCCTGGCGAGCACCTGCGGAATGCCCTGTGGCACACGGGAAACACCCCTGGCCAG gTGCGCACTCTGTGGCATGACCCTCGCCACATAGGCTGGAAAGATTTCACTGCCTACAGATGGCGTCTCAGCCACAGGCCAAAGACGGGCTTCATTAG AGTGGTGATGTATGAAGGGAAGAAAATCATGGCTGACTCAGGACCCATCTATGACAAAACCTACGCGGGCGGTAGGCTAGGGTTGTTCGTCTTTTCTCAAGAGATGGTGTTCTTCTCCGACCTGAAATATGAATGCAGAG